The genomic segment CGGAGAGCCAGAAGCCGCGCGAGGTGTAGCTGACGACGACGTACCCGGAGTCGGCGAGCTGCTTGGCCTGGGCGATGTACTCCAGGTCGTTGATGGCCCAGCTGCTCGGGAGCACGACGACGGGGTAGCGCTGTGAACCGTCGTAGCCGCCGGGGGTGAAGACGTTGCCCTTGAGCGTGATGCCGCCGGAGCCCGGGATGTCGACGAACCGGAAGGTCGACGCGGCCGCGGCCTGCGCGGCGGCGGTGACCACGGTGGGTGCGGGCGCGGCCTGTGCCAGCGGGGCCAGACCGAATGCCGTGGAGGCGAGCAGCGCCGCGCCGACGACACCTGCTGTGGTTGCTCTCATGACTGCTCCTGTCTGGCCGGATGCAAAGTGACTGGAGAGTAACCTCGCGGCCTTACCGCCGGTAATAGGCGTGCATGTTACGCACGGGTAACGATCTGAGGGCGGTTGGCCGCCCGTGAAACGCCGGAGGGGCACCCGGGGCAGGTGGCGGCAGGTGACGGCCCGTCGGGGCGGGTCGATCGAACGCGGGTACGTCGGACGATCTTTCGTCGAGGTCATTGACACCCGGCGCGGTTCGCGCGGAATCTGATGCTCGTCACCGTCGACACTGGGGGTACCGATGGCCCGCACCACCGTCCTGGCAGCAGCCGCACTCGGCGGGGCCCTGGCCCTCACCGCGGGCATCGCCGTCCCGGCCTCGGCCCATTCGGGCCGGCCGGGCCACTCCGGTCACGGACACGGCGTCAGCTACGCGGCGCTCGGCGACTCGTACACGTCAGGGCCCGGCATCCCCGACCAGGTGGACGCCAACTGCGCGCGGTCCAGCCACAACTACCCGTCGCTGGTCGCCGCGGACCAGCGCTTCGCGGCCGTCAAGGACGTCAGCTGCGGCGGCGCCACCACCGCCGAGATGTGGAAGCCGCAGGGCACCAACGGACCGCAGCTCGACGCCCTGAACCGCGGCACCGACCTCGTCACGCTGCAGATCGGCGGCAACGACGTCGGCTTCAGCTCGATCATCGGCACCTGCGCCGTGCTCAGCGCCACCGACCCGACCGGCAACCCCTGCCAGAAGCACTACACCGCCACCGGCAGCGACCAGCTCGCCCTCAACATCCAGCAGACGGCGCCGAAGGTCGCGGCTGTGCTGCGCGCCATCCACGCCCGCGCCCCGCACGCCCGGGTCGTCGTCGTCGGCTACCCGGACCTGCTGCCGGACAACGGCGTCGGATGCCGTCCCGCCGTCCCCTTCGCGGACAAGGACTTCGGGTACCTCAAGGACACCGAGAAGCGGCTCAACACGATGCTGCGCCGGCAGGCCGGGGCCGCGCACGCCGAGTACGTCGACACCTACCGGCCGACCGTCGGCCACGACATGTGCACGGCGCCCGCCAACCGCTGGATCGAGCCGCTGGTACCGGCCTCCCCGGCCGCGCCCGCGCACCCCAACGCCAAGGGCGAGAAGGCCATGGCCGTCGCCGTGCTCGACCGGATCGACCCGCGCTGCCGTCACCACTGACCGGGCGGCGACCGGCACCGACCTGGCCTGATCTGGCCTGTCCTGCCATGGCCTGACCTGCTCTGACCTGCTCTGGCTCGCGCCGCCGGTCTGCTTCGCCGATCATGGGCGGAAGCGGGCGGAAGCGGGCGGGCCGGCGGCGGAGGCGGGTGAACGCGGATGGCGGTGCTGATAGCCCTCGGCGCGTTCGTGATGACCCTGATCGGCGGGCTGGTCGCCCAGCACATCGGTGACCGCCGCCATCTGGTGCTGGGACTCGCCGCCGGGCTGATGCTCGGCGTGGTGGGCTTCGACCTGCTGCCCGAGGCGCTGGACCTGCAGTCCGACGACGTCTTCGGCGTCCCCGCCGCGCTGCTGATGTTCGTGGCGGGCTTCCTCACCCTGCACATCGTCGAGCGGTCGGTGGCGATCCACCGCGCGCACGAGGGCGAGTACGCCGCGCACACCCACGCCCACGGCCCGGCGTTCACCGACCCCGGTGAACCCGTCAAGGGCATCGGGCTCACCGCCGCCTCGGCGCTCGTCGGCCACAGCGTCATGGACGGCTTCGCGATCGGCGCCGCGTTCCAGGCCGGCAGCACGGTCGGCCTGGTGGTCGCCATCGCCGTGGTCGCGCACGACTTCGCCGACGGCTTCAACACGTACACGATCACCCGGATGTACGGGAACGGCCAGCGGCGCGCGCTCGTGCTGCTCGGCTGCGACGCCGTCGCCCCGGTGATCGGCGCCGCGATCACCCTCGCCTTCACCATCCCGGCGGGCGCGCTCGGCCTCTACCTCGGGTTCTTCGCCGGGTTCCTGCTCTACCTGGCGACGTCCGACATCCTCCCCGAGGCGCACAGCCCGCACCCGTCCCGCTCGACGCTGCTGTGCACGGTCGCGGGATGCGCCGTCATGTGGCTGGTGATCGGTCTGGCCGACTGACCGGAACCGTCTGCGCGGCCCGGGTCACATCGGCGACGAGCTCGACGACGTCGGGACCGTAGGCCTGCGAGTTGACGACCTTGAGCAGCAGGCAGAACGTGGCGTCGATGCCGTGCTTGCGCGACAAACGCACATGGTGCCGGGCCAGGTACCGCACGGCCGCCTGGTTGGCGACACCGCGCTGGCCGGAGGAGAGGAAGACCGGGCGGTCGTTGCCGGCGTCCCGTACGGCGGCCAGCCGGGCCAGCAGGACGTACTCGACCGCTCCCTTGTCCATCCGGTAGGTCTCGCCGTCGATGGTGAACGCCCCCTGGTCGGGCCCGGGGGAGGCGTCGGTGTTGATCTCGATGCCCGGCAGCATCGACCGCAGGTGCGCCCCCAACCGGTGGTTGGCGACCGGGCCGCCCACGCAGAACTCGGTGCGGGCCCCGAAGCCCTGCCAGGCCGTGTCGTGCGGCAGGATCTCGGCGTGCGCCCCGCAGTCCTTGATCAGCGCGGCCAGTTCCAGCAGCGCGAACGCGTCATGGCGGGCGACGCTCCACACCCGGGCCCCGGGGTCGCGCGGCACCACCAGAAGGCATTCGGAGCCGTTGGGCAGCCCGAAGAATCGCTGCTTGCGGTGCAGTTTCCGTCGCCACACATAAGTGCGGACAAACCAGCCCAGCGCTGCACTGATGGCGCTGGCCGCCAGGCCCAGCACGAGGTTGCGGACGTCATCGCTCATGGCCGGGCATCGTAGCGGTGTTCGACCGAACGCGCTCCTGACGGGATCGCCGTACCCAAGTTAGGCTGCGCGGACCCCTGTTGACTGGAGGAAACCGTATGCGTCTCCCCGCCGTCCGGAGTTTGTCGCTGCTGGCCGTCACGGCCGCCGTCGTCACGGTGGGAGCCGCGGCCCCACCGGCGCAATCGGCCCCGCAGGATGCGCGGGCCCGGCCGGCCAAGGTGCCGGTCGCGGTCGGCTACGGGGGCGCGGTCGCCAGCGTGGACGCGGACGCCTCGGCGGCCGGTATCGAGGTGCTCCGCCAGGGCGGCAACGCCGTGGACGCCGCGGTGGCCACCGCGGCCGCGCTCGGCGTCACCGAGCCGTACTCGGCGGGCGTCGGCGGCGGCGGGTACTTCGTCTACTACAACGCCCGGCTGCACAAGGTGTTCACCATCGACGGCCGGGAGACCGCGCCGCGCAGCGCCACCGAGACGCTCTTCCAGGAGAACGGCAAGCCGCTCCCGTTCGCCGACGCGGTCACCAGCGGTCTGAGCGTCGGCACCCCCGGCACCCCCGCCACCTGGGCCACCGCCCTCGACAGCTGGGGCAGCCGCCCGCTCGGGCAGGTGCTCAAGCCCGCCGAGCGGATCGCGCGCGACGGCTTCACCGTCGACGAGACCTTCCGCTCGCAGACCGCGGCGAACCAGGACCGCTTCAAGGACTTCCCGGCCACCGCGAAGATCTTCCTGCCCGGCGGCGCCCCGCCCGTGGTCGGCTCCACGCTCACCAACCCGGACCTGGCCCGCACCTACCAGGAGCTGGGGAGGAAGGGCGTCGGAGCGATCTACCAGGGGGACATCGGCGCCGACATCGTCAGGACGGTCCGCAAGCTCCCGGTCGACCCCAACGCCACCCGCGTGGTGCGGGCCGGCGATCTGACCACCGCCGACCTGCGCGGCTACGCGGCCAAGCGGCAGGCCCCGACCCAGGTCTCCTACCGCGGCTACGACGTCTACTCGATCGCGCCGTCCTCGTCGGGCGGCACGACGGTCGGTGAGGCGCTCAACATCCTGGAGCGGACGAACCTCTCCCCGAAGAAGGCCACCGACGCCCAGTACCTGCACCGCTACATCGAGGCCAGCCGGATCGCCTTCGCCGACCGCGGGCGCTGGCTCGGCGACCCGGCCTTCGAGGACGTCCCGACCGGCGGACTGCTCTCGCAGCGCTACGCGGACTCGCGCGGCTGCCTCATCAAGGACACCGCGGTGCTCACCAGCCCGCTCGCACCGGGCGACCCGCGCCACCCCGCCGCCTGCGGCGGCACCGGCACGGCGGCTCCGACGACGTACGAGGGCGAGAACACCACGCACCTGACCGTCGCCGACAAGTGGGGCAACGTCGTCTCGTACACCCTCACCATCGAGCAGACCGGCGGCAGCGGCATCGTCGTCCCCGGCCGCGGCTTCCTGCTCAACAACGAGCTGACGGACTTCTCGTTCGCGCCCGCCAACCCGGCGGTCCACGACCCGAACCTGCCCGGCCCCGGCAAGCGCCCGCGCTCCTCGATCTCCCCGACGATCGTGCTGAAGGACGGCCGTCCCGCGTTCGCGCTCGGCTCGCCCGGCGGCTCCACCATCATCACCACCGTGCTGCAGGTCCTCACCGAGCACGTCGACCGCGGTCTGCCGCTCGTCGACGCGATCGCCGCACCGCGCGCCAGCCAGCGCAACGCGGCGGCCACCGAACTCGAACCGGCCCTGTTCACCAGCGCGACCAGGACACAGCTCGAAGCGCTCGGCCATGTCTTCACCCTGAACCCGGAGATCGGCGCGGCCACCGGCATCCAGCGGCTGCCCGACGGGCGCTGGCTCGCCGCGGCCGAGACGACCCGGCGCGGCGGCGGCTCGGCGATGGTGGTCAGCCCGAGCCACGCGGGCTGACCACCGGCCTCCCAGTCCCTCCTGGGAGCTACGGCCTAGGAGGGGATCCGGGTGACGTCGGAGACGGTCAGCTCCACCGGAAGTGCACCGGAGCTGATCTGGGCGGCCAGATCCTGGGCGGAGGTCCGGGTGAAGTTGCCGCTGATCTGCACCTCTCCGCCGGTGATCGACTGCGAGACGGAGGGCGCGGAGATCACCTGGCGGTCCAGCATGATGCCGATCTGGTTGGCGGGCGCGCTCTGCTGGGACAGCCGGCGGGTGAGCTCCGCGAACTTCGTACCACCCGCCGAGGTGAGCACCAGGTTGATCGTCCAGCCGTTGCCGGTCTGTGCGTCGAGCGACGCCTTGGCGCTGGTCACGTCCCGGCCGCTGAGAGCGACGGGACCGAGTACGTACTTCGTGGGGCCCGTCCGGTCACAGGCGACCGTCGGGCTCGTGGGGGACAGCGCCGGCGCGCTGGCCGGCACCGGCGCCATGCAGTCGAAGGCGGTGAACTGCCGCTGCAGTTCGGGCGGCACGGAGGCGTCGCCGCCCAGCACCGGCCGGAATCCCAGCTCGGCCGTGACGGCCAGCTGCCGCAGCCGGTCACCGCTGTCCCCGGGCGCCTCGGCGGTGATCGTGCCGCCGTGCACCTCGATCCGCGCGCCGTCCAGCCCGAACGCGTCGGCCCTGGCACGCAGCAGATCCACGGTGTGCCGCAACGTCTCGTCTCCCTGCGTCGAACGCGGGGTGTAGGTGACGGTGGTCCGGCCCGAGGCCGGGGTGCCGGACGCGGTGGACGTGCGGGTCGGGCCGGGGATCAGCGGGGACCGGTCCTTGCCGTCCGACGAGTTCGAGGAGCCGGAACACCCGGTCAGTGCGGCGCTCATGACGAGCACGGCGGCGACGGCGGTCAGGGCGGTCGCGGTGGCGCTCGCCGAGGACGTCGCGCGGGGGATCGTGCGGAGAAGACGCATAGCGGCCAGTCTCGCGGACCGGCGGCCGGCCGCGCAGAGGAATCGCCGCGCCTCGGGCGTCCCGGTGACCGGTGCGCCGGGTAAGGCGGTTGGGGCAGCTGCGGTGTGGACGAAAACTCCCCGTAGCCGCCCCGTAACACGAATGGTGTCGAATGCTGGGACGGGACTGCATGCCTCCGGGGCGGGGGCGGAGAGGCAGCAGCGATGACACAGCGCGGCGCCGGACCTCAACTGGCCGACTCTGCTAGGGAGTTCACCGAATTCTTCCGGGAGCTGGTCGCCGGACTGGGGGCCGCGCCGGGCTGGTACGGCGCCTTGTCGCGACGTGACCCGGGCGGGGTGAACGCGTACGAGGCGGGCGTGGAGCTGGCGCCCTGGGACGTGGTGCACGCCGTCCTCCACGACCTGGCCGCCCTGCGGGGCGCACCGGTCGACCCGGCCGACGTCGGCCGCGCCCAGCGGCTGTACCGCGCCGCCGCGGCCGGCCGGGACGCGGCCCCCGGCAGCGGGACGGCGCTGCGCTCCCGGCTGGACGCGATGCTCCGCGAACGCCACGACGCCGTGCTGCGCGAACGCGAGGCCGCGCACGCGGCGCACGAGTACGGAGCGACGGGCGGCGACCCCCACTCCGTGACGGCGGGGCGGCTGGCCAACGCCCTCGCCTGGGCCCGCGACGACCGGGAACGCGCGGGCGCGCGCTGCGCGGAGCTGCAGGCCCGGCTCGACGCGGTCGAGAAGCGGCTCGCCGGAGAGTTCTTCACGGACCGGTCCGCCGCCGACCGTTCCCCCGCGCCGGACGACTGGTTCCGCCCGCGCACGCCGGACCCGGTGGGCCGTTCGATGCCGGAGCAGAGCTCCGCCGCCGGACCGGCCGGGAGCACCGAACCCGTCGCGCCGGCCGCTCCGGCCGGACGGGGCAAGCGCCGACCCAAGGCGGCCGGGCGCGGTACCGGGTCGCGCCCGCGCGGCGCCCGGTTCGCGACGACGTTCGACGAGCCGTTCGACGAGCCGTTCGACGAGGCGGACGACGCGGCGTCCGAGGCGCCCCGGCAGGAGGGCCCCGCCGCGACAGCCGCCCCCGGACCCGCGGCAGGGCCCGCGCCGCGCGGCGCGCGCTTCGCCGGTGTCGCCGCCGAGGAGGCACCGGCACCGGCCGCCGGCGTACCGCCCGACGCCGGACCGCGGCAGGCGGAGGCCCGCAGTGAGGCGGCCCGGCTGGGCGGCCTGCGCCGGGCCGGGCGCGGCGGGGAGGCGTACGTGGTGCTGTGCGAGGCGGCGGCCGGCCCGGCCGCCGCGCTGCCGGTGCTGGCCCGCGAGCTGGAACGCGCCGGACTGGCGGCGGACGTCGCGACGCTCCTGTGGGAGGTCGCCGTCCTGCCGCCGGACCGGCTGGCCGCCGCCGCGGCCGCGCTGGCGCAGGCCGGCCGCACGGACGACTGCCGCACCCTGCTGCACCAGGCCGCGGCACGCCCCGCCGGCGAGGTCGCGGTGCTGGCGGCCGCGCTGTACGAGGAGAACGGGGGCGAGGAGGCCGGGATACTCCTGGGCGCCGTGGTCAGGACCCGGCTGCCCGAGGAGGCCGCGGCCGTCGCCGGCGCGTACCCCGGGCTCGCCACGCCGCTGCTGGAGGTCGCCGCGTCGATCTCCAAGCCACGCCGCCGGGACATCGCGGCCGCCCTGCGCCGCGCGGGCCTGCCGGACCGGTGAGCGCGCCGAAATCACCGGCGCCGGAGCACGCCGGACTGCCGGAGCGGCCGCCGGTTGCCCCGGTCGGGCTGGAAACGTGATCGTCCCGGTCAAGTAACGGTAGCGGTCTTGCCAGAGCGGGTAAGGCGCTTCTACGTTCTTCCACACGGCCGGAATCTACGTGCGTAGACCGGACGTGATGCCACGTCAGAGGAGCTGCTCATGAGCAACGTTGTGCGTGCCGCGCTCGTCCAGGCGACCTGGACCGGTGACACCGAGTCGATGATCGCCAAGCACGAGGAGTACGCCCGGGCCGCGGCCGCCCAGGGCGCCAAGGTCATCGGCTTCCAGGAGGTGTTCAACGCCCCCTACTTCTGCCAGGTCCAGGAGGCCGAGCACTACCGCTGGGCCGAACCGGTCCCCGACGGACCCACCGTCCAGCGGATGCAGGCGCTCGCCCGCGAGACCGGCATGGTGATCGTCGTGCCCGTCTACGAGGTCGAGCAGTCCGGCTTCTACTACAACACCGCCGCGGTCATCGATGCCGACGGAACCTTCCTCGGCAAGTACCGCAAGCACCACATTCCGCAGGTCAAGGGGTTCTGGGAGAAGTTCTACTTCAAGCCCGGCAACCTCGGCTGGCCGGTCTTCGACACCGCGGTCGGCCGGATCGGCGTCTACATCTGCTACGACCGGCACTTCCCCGAGGGCTGGCGCGCCCTGGGGCTGGCCGGCGCCCAGCTCGTCTACAACCCGTCGGCGACCTCACGCGGGCTGTCCGCCTACCTCTGGCAGCTGGAGCAGCCCGCCGCCGCCGTCGCCAACGAGTACTACATCGCCGCCATCAACCGGGTGGGCCAGGAGGAGTACGGCGAGAACGACTTCTACGGCACCAGTTACTTCGTCGACCCGCGCGGCAAGTTCGTCGGCGAGGTCGGGTCCGACACCAAGGAGGAGCTGGTCGTCCGGGACCTGGACTTCGACCTGATCGACGAGGTGCGCCAGCAGTGGGCGTTCTACCGGGACCGCAGGCCGGACGCCTACGGCGACCTCACGGAGGCCTGATCGTTATGGCCACTGTGACCGAGAACCTGCACTCCGCCCTGCACGCCCGCCACCAGGCCGTCATGCCCGACTGGCTCGCCACGTACTACAGCGAGCCCATCGAGATCACCCACGGCCAGGGCCGCCACGTCTGGGACGCCGAGGGCAACCGCTACCTCGACTTCTTCGGCGGCATCCTGACCACGATGACCGCGCACGCCCTCCCCGAGGTCACCGCCGCCATCACCGAGCAGGCCGGGAAGATCCTGCACTCCTCGACGCTCTATCTGAGCCGGCAGACCGTCGACCTGGCCGAGCGCATCGCCCGGCTGTCCGGCATCCCGGACGCCCGGGTCTTCTTCACCACCTCCGGCACCGAGGCGAACGACACCGCGCTGCTGCTCGCCACCGCCTACCGGGGCTCGAACCAGGTCCTGGCGCTGCGCAACAGCTACCACGGCCGCTCCTTCACCTCGATCGGCATCACCGGCAACTCCGCCTGGTCGCCGACCAGCCTCTCCCCGCTCCAGACGCTGTACGTGCACGGCGGCGTCCGCTCCCGCGGCCCGTACGCGCACCTGGACGACGCCGCGTTCACCGCCGCGTGCG from the Streptomyces sp. RKAG293 genome contains:
- a CDS encoding SGNH/GDSL hydrolase family protein, which produces MARTTVLAAAALGGALALTAGIAVPASAHSGRPGHSGHGHGVSYAALGDSYTSGPGIPDQVDANCARSSHNYPSLVAADQRFAAVKDVSCGGATTAEMWKPQGTNGPQLDALNRGTDLVTLQIGGNDVGFSSIIGTCAVLSATDPTGNPCQKHYTATGSDQLALNIQQTAPKVAAVLRAIHARAPHARVVVVGYPDLLPDNGVGCRPAVPFADKDFGYLKDTEKRLNTMLRRQAGAAHAEYVDTYRPTVGHDMCTAPANRWIEPLVPASPAAPAHPNAKGEKAMAVAVLDRIDPRCRHH
- a CDS encoding ZIP family metal transporter, whose translation is MAVLIALGAFVMTLIGGLVAQHIGDRRHLVLGLAAGLMLGVVGFDLLPEALDLQSDDVFGVPAALLMFVAGFLTLHIVERSVAIHRAHEGEYAAHTHAHGPAFTDPGEPVKGIGLTAASALVGHSVMDGFAIGAAFQAGSTVGLVVAIAVVAHDFADGFNTYTITRMYGNGQRRALVLLGCDAVAPVIGAAITLAFTIPAGALGLYLGFFAGFLLYLATSDILPEAHSPHPSRSTLLCTVAGCAVMWLVIGLAD
- the ggt gene encoding gamma-glutamyltransferase translates to MRLPAVRSLSLLAVTAAVVTVGAAAPPAQSAPQDARARPAKVPVAVGYGGAVASVDADASAAGIEVLRQGGNAVDAAVATAAALGVTEPYSAGVGGGGYFVYYNARLHKVFTIDGRETAPRSATETLFQENGKPLPFADAVTSGLSVGTPGTPATWATALDSWGSRPLGQVLKPAERIARDGFTVDETFRSQTAANQDRFKDFPATAKIFLPGGAPPVVGSTLTNPDLARTYQELGRKGVGAIYQGDIGADIVRTVRKLPVDPNATRVVRAGDLTTADLRGYAAKRQAPTQVSYRGYDVYSIAPSSSGGTTVGEALNILERTNLSPKKATDAQYLHRYIEASRIAFADRGRWLGDPAFEDVPTGGLLSQRYADSRGCLIKDTAVLTSPLAPGDPRHPAACGGTGTAAPTTYEGENTTHLTVADKWGNVVSYTLTIEQTGGSGIVVPGRGFLLNNELTDFSFAPANPAVHDPNLPGPGKRPRSSISPTIVLKDGRPAFALGSPGGSTIITTVLQVLTEHVDRGLPLVDAIAAPRASQRNAAATELEPALFTSATRTQLEALGHVFTLNPEIGAATGIQRLPDGRWLAAAETTRRGGGSAMVVSPSHAG
- the secD gene encoding hypothetical protein, with product MRLLRTIPRATSSASATATALTAVAAVLVMSAALTGCSGSSNSSDGKDRSPLIPGPTRTSTASGTPASGRTTVTYTPRSTQGDETLRHTVDLLRARADAFGLDGARIEVHGGTITAEAPGDSGDRLRQLAVTAELGFRPVLGGDASVPPELQRQFTAFDCMAPVPASAPALSPTSPTVACDRTGPTKYVLGPVALSGRDVTSAKASLDAQTGNGWTINLVLTSAGGTKFAELTRRLSQQSAPANQIGIMLDRQVISAPSVSQSITGGEVQISGNFTRTSAQDLAAQISSGALPVELTVSDVTRIPS
- a CDS encoding nitrilase-related carbon-nitrogen hydrolase — encoded protein: MSNVVRAALVQATWTGDTESMIAKHEEYARAAAAQGAKVIGFQEVFNAPYFCQVQEAEHYRWAEPVPDGPTVQRMQALARETGMVIVVPVYEVEQSGFYYNTAAVIDADGTFLGKYRKHHIPQVKGFWEKFYFKPGNLGWPVFDTAVGRIGVYICYDRHFPEGWRALGLAGAQLVYNPSATSRGLSAYLWQLEQPAAAVANEYYIAAINRVGQEEYGENDFYGTSYFVDPRGKFVGEVGSDTKEELVVRDLDFDLIDEVRQQWAFYRDRRPDAYGDLTEA